Within the Rosa rugosa chromosome 2, drRosRugo1.1, whole genome shotgun sequence genome, the region ATTGCCGAGAGCTGTAACTTAAATAAAATGGTACCCTCCTCCTGTCAACACTTTCAAGATAAATTTGATGGTTCTGTCATTCAAAACACTTGTGCTGCTACTTCTGGCTTCATTATAAGAGATGGTGATGGCAATCCAGTCATTGCTGGAGCTAGAAGACTTGGTCGTACTAGTGTTCCCCTTGCTAAAGCTATTGGCCTTCGTGATGGCTTACTCAAAGCTAGGAACAAAGGTCTCCAAAACAGCTTTGTTAAAGGAGATTCTCAATTGTGTCAACACTTTCAAGATAAATTTGATGGTTCCATCATTCAAAACACTGGTGCTGCTACTTCTGGCTTCATTATAATTTATAAGTGATCGATGGTGTTGGCAATCCTGTCATTGCTAGAGCTAAAAGACTTGGTCGTACTAGTGTTCCCCTTGCTAAATCTATTGGCCTTCGTGATGGCTTACTCAAAGCTAGGAACAAAGGTCTCCAAAACATCTTTGTTGAAGGAGATTCTCAATTGGTTATCAATTGAGTCAATGGTAGTAGTGGCGGTCCTTGGAGACTCAAGACCATTGTTCATGACATCCAATAATTGTCCAAGTCATTTACTTCAATCAACTTTATGCATGTTCAAAGAGAAGCAAACTTTACAGCAGATGCTTTAGCTAATCTTGGTCACTCTACTAAAACGAGGAAGTTTGGAATAGTTATCTTCCCCATAGTGTGTTAAGGGCTTTCAACTGACTCCTTTGGGTTGGGTTGTGCTAATGAATTTTGTTGTTGTAATCTTTTCTTATTACATGAATCAAaggttaaaaaaagaaaaaaaaaaaaaaaactaaaaatattatATACTGTATACTGACATGATCAATAAATCTTTTGTGTCACGAAGGTATAGACGGTGCGGAGCAGGGGCGGAATTAGAGAATCTAATGAGGGAAGGTTATATGTAATAAAAACAGCAATTTTAATTGTAGGGGCCAGAATCAaattttgtgagaaaattatcAGAATTTAAAAAATAACATGGCTCTTTttgcaaaatataaaatattgtgGGGCCTGTCCTTGTCAGTCCCGAACGCGATGCCAGCTcacttgaaattttgaaattaaAATCCTAATTGACGAAGGAAAAACATGCCCCCGATGAAACTAGGAATTGAAGGATATATAGTTTGCCCACACACGAAAGGAAAAGCAAATAGGGAAGTGCTCGAAAATCTTATATATAACCCCCCAATAGTCTCTGCATTTTCATTCATCTCACAGACCCATTCAGCCATTAATTCCTATTTCGAAATCGGTCTCCTTCGTCTTCTCTGTAATTCCTGATCTACCCACCAACAACGTACATGGCTGAAACACTCCTGTTTCCATCTCTGTTTGCTTCAACAAGGGAAGAGCAACACCTACCCTGTGCACTCAACCAAGCTGAACACAGAGGTCTTGATCTAGGGCTAGGGCTAAGTCTGGGCTCCATTGACTACGACCCGTGGATCATCAAGAAGAAGTTGACGGTCAGCGACCTCGGAGAATTGAGCAGGCTTTTGGTGCCCAAGAGTTTAACCCAGAAACATGTTTTGCGATTCATGAACAAGAGCTTGAACGAAAGGGTCCACAGTAGCAATGGGGAACTTGTCACCGTTTACGACTGTGACATGAAATCGAAGCATGAGTTGGTCTTCAAATACTGGCCGTCGTCAAAGAGTTACGTTTTGCAAGCAAACTGGAAGAAGGAGTTTGTGAATGTGAGGAAATTGAAGGAAGGTGATCAAATTGGGCTTTATTGGGATGCCCGGCGTTCCATTTTCGTATTTTCTCTTCTTAAACGAGCAGACTGATTGAAGATAGTCCTGTGGGATGAAGGAATTACGCATGGCACCAAATGACCATCTATGTACAAAGAGAGAAACTGTTAGTTTTAGCTGGGTATTGAACTAAATGATGATTAGTTTGTTACTATTCTCTTTAGTGTAACGTCAGATGTACCACATTTTCTTTATGATCCGATTAATTGTCAATATATAGTTTAGTTCTCAGCAATTACTTTAGTACATACATTATTTTATGGGTTTTGCAATGGCTTGTAATTCTGGTTATGCATCAATATAGGAATGCTGGATATGCTGCCAAGCACATTGAAATGATACGTACTCCAGCTTATACTAATACACCATGAATATGcatgatgcatgcatttccaTTGAAATGATGCTCGAGCTTAAATCCCTAGGATTAGAAAACTAGCTTCTGAATTTCTGAAAATTCAGGCCTCATTCTTATTCCATCACTGTgaacatattttctttttttgtcacTAGCAAAATGAAAGGTTCTTTTCCTTTTGCGCCCATACAGCAAGCAAATACATGATTTAATTTGAAAGTTAAACTTCAAGTTTCATGCAAACACTAATACAATAAGTTCGTCTCAAAACTCGAACTTGTTTCTTTGCTCCTACCTCTCTATCACTCTATATTATATTTATGCGACCCGCTTTAGCTAAAGCTCACAGGGGAGACGAGCAATACTTGGGTCTCAAGTAACGAATAGCACTTAAGACAGCTAGTtcatatctcaagctaccgaaCTTAACTATAAACTAGTACTTGTAGTACACCTGCATCAACGTCAAACAGCGACACTGCTCAGGCAATGCCGCCAACTAACTGCAGTATTTTTAAGCATCTCTGGCTCCTCTTTGCAATTCAGGACCGAGCATGACCTTACCATGTATGCTACGCACTGGTCAACTTGTTGTATTTGGAAAGGCTCGCAGTTATACTCGCGGTTCCACTTGGGGTGGGGTAAGCCTCATGAGTACTATTGAAGATGCTGATGAATACTTGGGTTGTGAAGGTTGCTGAATGCTGATAAAGGCTTGATGGGTTAGGTTGGAAACAGTAGAAAGACAGTTGCTTCATATAAGATAAAGAGTAAAAGAGTTAGGCTCCTCTAGGAGGTGTAGTTCATTACTTACTTAGGGTAGACTTCAATTAAATATCGCAAACATGCAAAGACTTGTTTTATAGTTttagttaaaagttaaaacaagTTTTAAAAATTCTAAAAGCGAAGTAGCAAACCAGTGAATCATGGCTTTTCCTTTAACTTGCTGGTATATTAACTGGAGATGATGAGCCTGCCAGCCTCTTAACATTTCAAGGCCTATTCCAAAAAGTAAACACGGTCACACTAGGAATCcttgcaaaaaataaaatttgccATGAATTgctcaaaaatttaaacttgtACCCAGTGTGCATTTCTTGAGAGAAAGTTTGCACTGCACTATTCATTTGGAAATGCAGGCAAAACAAAAGTGGTAAAATctaaaaagaaatggaaaaagaaaggaaggaTTTTTCAAGTATATGTTCTAGACGAAGGTATTGTGGAAAATGTCAGTAGAGAATTAGTGACGATGACATTGGGTTGTTGACAAAGGAAAAAAGGCTGTCATATTGTGAGTGACATCGAATGATTAGGCAAAACCCCTCTTCGGTTATTGAGAACCGGGGGGGTTGTTGGTATGTTTTGTACAATCAAATGGTCCAATTACTTGATTTTGTTTCCGTTTCACCTGAAATTCAAGACAATGAAACAAGTGAGCTCCTAGTACAGAAATAAAAGTCAAATTCCATACAAATGGGTTTCCCACCTACTGAGATTAGCCACTAAGAAAGTAGACAAAACTTGCATTTCAGTTTTAAGAAAGAATTTTGGGAAAAATTTAGTGCTAGAAGAAAAAATCTGCCCTGGAAAAAATCAAGACAAACTAGACGAAAGTGTTGATAGAAAGTTCATTCAAAGAATATGATGTTTCTCATTCTATCACTGGCAGTCCAAATCTGTGTTGTGTTCATGTAAAACAGGCGTAAAATCACCAATATAAGATTGTCTAGGAAGCGAAAACATACCGGTGAATATGGACCTAGTTGAGGAGGAGACTTGTTCGGGGGTGAATTCTGTACAGCACCACCTTTCTTGGTTAAAATTTCCTGCAGAAAATCTTGGTATAAGACAACTATTACCAAACTAAAAGCAGTTATTTTGTTTTGAATCTTTGTCTTGTATCAACCAAGAACTAAGAATACTAACAATATTCAGCCAAAAGGAAAAACATGATAATAGTAGCAATAACAATATTTACATATGTGTAACAAACTCAACTATGTGTCCAAAAGCCACACATTCAATCCCATCAATTACTCATCCTCGTGAACTGTGTGTACAAGTTATGGTTAAACTTCAAACTTAATCTGTGATTAGATCATCAACGTGTAGGCTAgggtttgtttttctttatttctaaTAAGAACTTTGTATTTAATTGGGAAACAAATTATACAGGCTGTATTATCAAACAATACAGGCCAGAACCTTTCTTATGGAAAAAGCGATGAGATCAGCTCAGTTCTATCATTGATTTATATGCCCAACCTGACCCAGCAGTTACAATTCCAGCTCAAGTTTCAACTCATTAAGTAAGACTTTCAAAATTATGTGTATATCAGGACCCAAGATAAATCAAGAAAGTTGTAAAATGCAGCAAAAGAGTGACAAAAGCAGTGGTGTGCTTGAATTCTAGTGTGCACATGAACGCCTAGTAAAAATGTTACCTCTCCAGCTGCTTCAATTGCAGCTAACCATTCATCAGAGAATGGAACAGCATCTGATGGAGGTTTTATAACAAGGCCATCTTGCTTCCTTCCGCTCCTAGACTTCTTACTGCAATTAGAAACAAGAAATTTGAAGTCTCACAGAATTTCATGTAGCATCCAAATTGACTAGTATATAAACTTTATCTAAGCTTTTCATTACATACAGCTCTTTTGTTGCATCCTTATCTTTTGGTGGGTACATGGTATCATCTAATCCTTGCTGCTGTTCATCGTCAAGAGTATGATTAATGTTCAAGATATTAGTTTCAGCATCCTCTGCCAAAGTGTTGCTGCTCAATACATTAACTTCATTATCCTGCAGAATGGTTCCACTTGGTGATGTCTGATCAGAAATAAGAGATGACCTTAGTTTCCCTTCCAAGGAATTACATGCCAAAGTTTGCACAGAATCTTCTTCATTGGTTGTCTTTGCAGATGAGTCAGACTCCACGGAAGCAGCTTGATCACATAGCCTATTGGTATCCCTGGACTTTGTATAACCGTGAACCTTTTCTGGTGATTGCTCAACCATGGAACTTCTAGTCACTGCAAGTTCCAGTTGTGAGTAGTCAACCTTTCCCCCCAAATCAGGTGTGCCATCAGGTATTGCTGGTGCTACTTCCATACAAGCATCTGAACACTTGGGTTCACTTCCACAAGCATCATTCCGATCTACAACAAGCTCATCAGTTTCCTCACATTCCTTACAGGAAGCATTATTTGCAAGCAAAGTTCCATTCAAATCTGATCTGGGCTTAAATTCCTGTGATACTTGTACTGCTACAATATTTGGATGCCGAAGCTCTGGACATCCAGATAGTTTATGTGCATTATTAAAACCCACTGAGTACCTGCAATTTGCAACTGAGGACTCCTCTGGAGATCCAGGTAGGGGTTCCTTAATCACATCATTACCTTCATCAACTTGTTTATTTGCTTCTTCCAAGATTTCATGCTTAGATAGATCAGGGGGGCTTTGCAATCCACTTGCATCACACCAGTTTACTTTCAAACTGATATCTTCACTGTTCCCAGTGTTATATTTGTGGCACTCTTCCACAGATTTGCTACCTTCAAATGAAAGGCCATAATCCCCTGGAATCCAGTTCAGTATTCTAGCTTCTGCCCTAAAGCAAGAGATATCCTGCTTAGCTTGTTGAACATTGTGTTTTCCATCATCAAATTCACCACTTGGCACGTTAGTTTCCTCTTCAATTACATTTATTTCATCACTCATGAATTTAATTTGCGCCATTGAAGTATCTTGGTGGCAAGAGATTATGTCATATTCAGGCTGCAACTGAGAGGCATGACAGCTACTTTCAACAGATAAATCTGAACCTTTAAATCCCAAATATCTGTGTTCAATTGTGTCTTTTGCAGAACCAGCCTCAACCTGCATTGTCAGGTTTAGTTGGGACGTCGAATCTCCACTTTTTAAAGAAGTTGTCTTAATATCGTGAGCAGTCAGTGAAACTCTTCTTTGATCTTCATCCATGTTGTGCAATTCCAAAGAAGCTTGCCCATGAAGACGAATGTCATTCCTGAACTGTGTATCAAGGTTGTGGTTCTCAACCACTGGCCCATTGTCTTCAGATACCGATGCAATATTCTCCACACTAGGGGAGTCCACCATTTCCACTTCATTAAACCTGCAATCAAGCATCACAGGTGGTATAACAGAAAGGTTTCTGGAAATTGCGGGTTCAATTGGGCCGGCACCATTTCCTTCTGCTTCCTTTGACTCAAAACGCGGAAGAACATTGTTCTGCTGGGAATCTTCAGGAAGAACATCAAAACCATCCAACACACAATCATTTAAGTTTAATCTTTCATCCTGGTAAACTTGTTCTCCAATGTAGCAGGGATTTGAAAGGTCTTGGTGTTCAGGTTTTTCACTATCAACTTTCACCAATTGCCAATTATCAGGAGCTGATGTGCTCAGCTTGACACCATTGATTTCATCTGTTTTTCTATCTGAAGCCAGCATTTGTGCATCTTCCACATGCAGATTCCTACTCATTGTCTTCAATGTACTAATATCATCTTTTGCTTGATCTTCACATCTAGAGTAAGAGAAGGCATCAACTATTTTGTATTCAGCTGCACTACCATTTTGGACTTCTGGACTAGCATCTGCAACCTTCTCGAAACTGTGGCCCTGAATCTCTGTACTTTTTGGAGGAAATGCAAGAGACAACCCCTGATCCATTAGACATTTACCATCACTCTGAAATTCTACATCTTCCATGTAAGAAAGCTCTTCAGTAATATTTGGTTCTGCTTGTGGGGTAGATTGTTGGTAGCCATGAACAGGTATGCTATTTAACTTTCTGTGATCCTCTGTCATACCATAACCTTTTGACTTAGATGATACCTTCAGTTCCGCCTGCACATGTCTTATTTGCGAGACTGAATCCACTTTGTCCATTGCCGCAGGGCTAGTATCAGATAGAACGGAACTTGAACTTGAACACTGAACATTAATATTTCCCATTACTGTCCCAGCATTGGTCACATTTGGCATTTTCCCAAGTGAAGGCGGCCTCAATTCATGACTTGGATTTACAGAACCAATTTGCCTAAACTTAGGAATTTTGCATGGTTGTGAACTGCTCTTATGGGAGCCAGGTAAAGAAGAAGCTTTTTGCTACAAAgaaattaaccaaaaaaaaaacaaaaatgagtgGCAAAGAAAATTCAGAAATATTGACAAGTAGAAATATATACTCTTTTATGCAGCTACAAAGCTACAAATTCAAATTCACGTGAAAATACCTGATTAAAGAAACTCAGCGAGGGTGATGGCATCCGCAAACCTGATGGTTTTGATGTTTGGAGTTGAGTATGTGGCAAGTTCACACCAGTGTGAGGAAGAGGAACTGCAACTTTTCTAAGTCTGTCATCACGGCAGTATGATGCATTACTGGCAGAAGGAAGTGCTTGTTTTGAGGTCACCTCCTCAGGAACTGCAATTTTTCTGGATATGTCATCACGGCCATATGATGTATGACTGGTAGAAGGAAGTGCTTGTTTTGTGATAACCTCTGATCCATTGTTTGCTTCTGTAACTGGCAGACATTGTGCTTTGGTTGGTGAAGACTTCACTGAACTGGCCTGCACAGTTATGTAAATTCACAGGGCATGAAGCACACACATCATTATTAATAAGTAATCATTAATGCAAAATGAAGAAAATGTCGACTACTTATAGTCCCACATCTTTTAGTTATTGATAAACAATAACATTTCAATAAGCTTCAAGTTCTCACCACATTTCTTCTGGTTGGACGAGTACAACTTTTAGCAGTCAAGGATTTTCCCATAGGACCAACTTTTGCATTATTTAGACCAGTTTTGGTGTTGTTCAAATTGACTGCCGCATCAGAGAGAAGCAATTAACACAACATAATCAGATAATGCCAACTGATTCCAATTGAAAATTAATATATACTTATCTTTAACAGAGTAAAAACATGCTATAAAAATATGAGCGCAGCAGATATTTTTGGTAATG harbors:
- the LOC133730468 gene encoding B3 domain-containing protein At2g33720-like, encoding MAETLLFPSLFASTREEQHLPCALNQAEHRGLDLGLGLSLGSIDYDPWIIKKKLTVSDLGELSRLLVPKSLTQKHVLRFMNKSLNERVHSSNGELVTVYDCDMKSKHELVFKYWPSSKSYVLQANWKKEFVNVRKLKEGDQIGLYWDARRSIFVFSLLKRAD
- the LOC133733893 gene encoding uncharacterized protein LOC133733893, which codes for MGKSLTAKSCTRPTRRNVASSVKSSPTKAQCLPVTEANNGSEVITKQALPSTSHTSYGRDDISRKIAVPEEVTSKQALPSASNASYCRDDRLRKVAVPLPHTGVNLPHTQLQTSKPSGLRMPSPSLSFFNQQKASSLPGSHKSSSQPCKIPKFRQIGSVNPSHELRPPSLGKMPNVTNAGTVMGNINVQCSSSSSVLSDTSPAAMDKVDSVSQIRHVQAELKVSSKSKGYGMTEDHRKLNSIPVHGYQQSTPQAEPNITEELSYMEDVEFQSDGKCLMDQGLSLAFPPKSTEIQGHSFEKVADASPEVQNGSAAEYKIVDAFSYSRCEDQAKDDISTLKTMSRNLHVEDAQMLASDRKTDEINGVKLSTSAPDNWQLVKVDSEKPEHQDLSNPCYIGEQVYQDERLNLNDCVLDGFDVLPEDSQQNNVLPRFESKEAEGNGAGPIEPAISRNLSVIPPVMLDCRFNEVEMVDSPSVENIASVSEDNGPVVENHNLDTQFRNDIRLHGQASLELHNMDEDQRRVSLTAHDIKTTSLKSGDSTSQLNLTMQVEAGSAKDTIEHRYLGFKGSDLSVESSCHASQLQPEYDIISCHQDTSMAQIKFMSDEINVIEEETNVPSGEFDDGKHNVQQAKQDISCFRAEARILNWIPGDYGLSFEGSKSVEECHKYNTGNSEDISLKVNWCDASGLQSPPDLSKHEILEEANKQVDEGNDVIKEPLPGSPEESSVANCRYSVGFNNAHKLSGCPELRHPNIVAVQVSQEFKPRSDLNGTLLANNASCKECEETDELVVDRNDACGSEPKCSDACMEVAPAIPDGTPDLGGKVDYSQLELAVTRSSMVEQSPEKVHGYTKSRDTNRLCDQAASVESDSSAKTTNEEDSVQTLACNSLEGKLRSSLISDQTSPSGTILQDNEVNVLSSNTLAEDAETNILNINHTLDDEQQQGLDDTMYPPKDKDATKELKKSRSGRKQDGLVIKPPSDAVPFSDEWLAAIEAAGEEILTKKGGAVQNSPPNKSPPQLGPYSPVKRKQNQVIGPFDCTKHTNNPPGSQ